A DNA window from Ipomoea triloba cultivar NCNSP0323 chromosome 10, ASM357664v1 contains the following coding sequences:
- the LOC116031441 gene encoding 1-aminocyclopropane-1-carboxylate oxidase-like, with amino-acid sequence MEAFPIIDLQKLNTAERSATMEKIKDACENWGFFELVNHGIPVELMDTVERLNKEHYKKFMEQKFKEMVADKGLDAVQTEISDADWESTFFLKHLPVSNISEIPDLEHDFRKAMKEFAVGLENLAENILDLLCENLGLEKGYLKKAFYGSEGPNFGTKVSNYPPCPTPELVKGLRAHTDAGGLILLFQDDKVGGLQLLKDGRWIDVPPMHHSIVINLGDQLEVISNGKYKSVVHRVIAQTDGSRMSVASFYNPGNDAVIYPAPELVEENAEDKKYPKFVFDDYMKLYAGLKFQEKEPRFEAMKAMESRAGSLGPIPIA; translated from the exons ATGGAAGCCTTCCCCATTATTGACTTGCAGAAGCTCAACACTGCAGAAAGGTCTGCAACAATGGAGAAGATCAAAGATGCCTGTGAAAACTGGGGCTTCTTTGAG CTGGTGAATCATGGGATTCCTGTGGAGCTCATGGACACAGTGGAGAGGCTGAACAAAGAACACTACAAGAAATTCATGGAGCAAAAGTTTAAGGAAATGGTGGCTGATAAGGGACTCGATGCTGTCCAGACAGAGATCAGTGATGCAGACTGGGAATCCACTTTCTTCCTTAAACATCTCCCGGTCTCAAACATCTCTGAAATCCCCGACCTTGAACATGATTTCAG GAAAGCGATGAAGGAATTTGCAGTTGGGCTAGAGAATCTTGCAGAAAACATCCTGGATTTGCTGTGCGAGAATCTTGGGTTGGAAAAAGGGTATCTGAAGAAGGCATTTTATGGTTCAGAGGGGCCAAACTTTGGCACCAAGGTGAGCAACTACCCTCCCTGTCCGACGCCGGAGCTGGTGAAGGGTCTCCGGGCACACACCGACGCCGGCGGCCTCATCCTTCTCTTCCAGGACGACAAGGTCGGCGGCCTTCAGCTCCTCAAAGACGGCCGCTGGATTGATGTTCCCCCTATGCACCATTCCATTGTCATCAACCTCGGAGACCAGCTCGAG GTGATAAGTAATGGGAAGTACAAGAGTGTGGTGCACAGAGTGATAGCACAGACAGATGGGAGCAGGATGTCAGTGGCATCATTCTACAATCCTGGGAATGATGCAGTGATCTACCCAGCACCAGAGCTAGTGGAAGAAAATGCAGAAGACAAGAAGTACCCAAAATTTGTTTTTGATGACTACATGAAGCTCTATGCTGGGCTAAAGTTTCAGGAAAAGGAGCCAAGGTTTGAAGCCATGAAGGCCATGGAGAGCAGGGCTGGAAGCTTGGGTCCTATTCCCATTGCTTAA